In Diabrotica undecimpunctata isolate CICGRU chromosome 4, icDiaUnde3, whole genome shotgun sequence, a single genomic region encodes these proteins:
- the LOC140439374 gene encoding facilitated trehalose transporter Tret1-like isoform X1, which produces MTKITRKMENKEDRGYKKVPVHEEGVVEASYASERDSVYVTTTIPGPTSRNFLYIAASAANIASFVCGTAFGWTSPEIPKLNNLTTTPLAEVLSPSQEGWVGSFLPLAAAIGPIGGGIMADMIGRKKSLLVATLPFILAFLLNIMASTVFYFYVSRFLCGLGVGMIFTVLPMYIGEISDDEVRGSLGSFMQLFIVIGLLFSYGLGPYLPIKTFNIILLFPPVIFIVIFLLFIPDSPYYLIQSDNSETALEALIKLRGGNKSLAQKELEVIKLQVEEDLKSKGSFTGTFKTIFSSKPLKMALFLALALVSWQQLSGINVVLFYSQNIFTDAGVSIPPEICTIIIGIVQVLASGATPLLVEKWGKRFLLMFSGIGMFISQGVLTYFFYLKDNQHKDVSNIGWVPILSLVVFIITYCLGFGPLPWAVMGELFPGNVKSVASTATASFCWILGFLLTNYFGAVAEVIGKSGSFGFFTICCLLSAIFTFKFLPETAGKSLNEIQALLAGKK; this is translated from the exons aaaaatggaaaacaAGGAGGATCGTGGTTACAAAAAAGTACCAGTGCACGAAGAAGGCGTAGTTGAAGCATCATATGCCTCCGAACGAGATAGTGTATATGTGACTACCACCATTCCTGGGCCCACAAGTAGAAATTTCCTTTACATAGCAGCAAGTGCAG ctAACATAGCATCATTTGTTTGCGGCACAGCTTTTGGATGGACTTCTCCAGAAATTCCAAAACTAAACAATTTAACAACAACTCCACTGGCGGAAGTTTTAAGTCCTTCCCAAGAAGGTTGGGTCGGCTCATTCTTACCGTTAGCAGCAGCTATTGGACCGATTGGAGGAGGAATTATGGCAGACatgattggaagaaaaaaatcgTTGCTTGTGGCCACACTACCTTTTATACTAGCCTTTTTATTGAATATTATGGCTAgtacagttttttatttttatgtgtcTCGATTTTTGTGTGGTTTGGGAGTGGGTATGATTTTTACTGTCTTGCCAATGTATATTGGGGAAATATCTGATGATGAGGTCAGAGGCTCTTTAGGATCATTTATGCAGCTGTTTATAGTAATTGGATTACTGTTTTCTTATGGACTTGGACCTTATTTgccaataaaaacatttaatattatattattattcccCCCAGTGATATTTATagttatatttttgttgtttataccTGATAGTCCCTACTACCTCATACAGAGTGACAATTCCGAAACTGCTTTAGAAGCTCTTATTAAATTAAGAGGTGGAAATAAATCTTTAGCCCAAAAAGAATTAGAAGTGATCAAACTTCAAGTGGAGGAAGACCTTAAAAGTAAAGGCAGTTTTACAGGAACTTTCAAGACAATATTTAGTTCGAAACCATTAAAAATGGCGTTGTTTTTAGCTCTCGCGTTAGTAAGTTGGCAACAGCTTTCTGGAATTAATGTTGTGTTGTTTTACAGTCAAAACATTTTCACAGATGCAGGCGTGTCTATACCTCCAGAaatatgtacaattattatagGAATTGTTCAAGTTCTGGCAAGCGGTGCTACTCCTCTTCTTGTAGAGAAGTGGGGTAAGAGGTTCCTATTAATGTTTTCTGGAATAGGCATGTTCATATCTCAGGGTGTATTAACATACTTCTTTTATCTTAAAGATAACCAGCACAAAGATGTCTCTAACATCGGGTGGGTGCCAATTTTAAGTCTTGTAGtctttattattacatattgtcTTGGTTTCGGACCTCTACCATGGGCAGTTATGGGAGAACTGTTCCCAGGAAATGTGAAATCTGTAGCTTCTACAGCTACGGCTTCATTTTGCTGGATTCTTGGGTTCTTGCTAACTAACTACTTTGGTGCAGTTGCAGAAGTTATAGGAAAATCTGGATCTTTTGGTTTCTTTACAATTTGTTGTCTTTTGTcggctatttttacttttaaatttttacctGAGACTGCGGGAAAGAGTCTTAACGAAATCCAGGCTCTTTTAGCCGGAAAAAAATAA
- the LOC140439374 gene encoding facilitated trehalose transporter Tret1-like isoform X2, whose translation MENKEDRGYKKVPVHEEGVVEASYASERDSVYVTTTIPGPTSRNFLYIAASAANIASFVCGTAFGWTSPEIPKLNNLTTTPLAEVLSPSQEGWVGSFLPLAAAIGPIGGGIMADMIGRKKSLLVATLPFILAFLLNIMASTVFYFYVSRFLCGLGVGMIFTVLPMYIGEISDDEVRGSLGSFMQLFIVIGLLFSYGLGPYLPIKTFNIILLFPPVIFIVIFLLFIPDSPYYLIQSDNSETALEALIKLRGGNKSLAQKELEVIKLQVEEDLKSKGSFTGTFKTIFSSKPLKMALFLALALVSWQQLSGINVVLFYSQNIFTDAGVSIPPEICTIIIGIVQVLASGATPLLVEKWGKRFLLMFSGIGMFISQGVLTYFFYLKDNQHKDVSNIGWVPILSLVVFIITYCLGFGPLPWAVMGELFPGNVKSVASTATASFCWILGFLLTNYFGAVAEVIGKSGSFGFFTICCLLSAIFTFKFLPETAGKSLNEIQALLAGKK comes from the exons atggaaaacaAGGAGGATCGTGGTTACAAAAAAGTACCAGTGCACGAAGAAGGCGTAGTTGAAGCATCATATGCCTCCGAACGAGATAGTGTATATGTGACTACCACCATTCCTGGGCCCACAAGTAGAAATTTCCTTTACATAGCAGCAAGTGCAG ctAACATAGCATCATTTGTTTGCGGCACAGCTTTTGGATGGACTTCTCCAGAAATTCCAAAACTAAACAATTTAACAACAACTCCACTGGCGGAAGTTTTAAGTCCTTCCCAAGAAGGTTGGGTCGGCTCATTCTTACCGTTAGCAGCAGCTATTGGACCGATTGGAGGAGGAATTATGGCAGACatgattggaagaaaaaaatcgTTGCTTGTGGCCACACTACCTTTTATACTAGCCTTTTTATTGAATATTATGGCTAgtacagttttttatttttatgtgtcTCGATTTTTGTGTGGTTTGGGAGTGGGTATGATTTTTACTGTCTTGCCAATGTATATTGGGGAAATATCTGATGATGAGGTCAGAGGCTCTTTAGGATCATTTATGCAGCTGTTTATAGTAATTGGATTACTGTTTTCTTATGGACTTGGACCTTATTTgccaataaaaacatttaatattatattattattcccCCCAGTGATATTTATagttatatttttgttgtttataccTGATAGTCCCTACTACCTCATACAGAGTGACAATTCCGAAACTGCTTTAGAAGCTCTTATTAAATTAAGAGGTGGAAATAAATCTTTAGCCCAAAAAGAATTAGAAGTGATCAAACTTCAAGTGGAGGAAGACCTTAAAAGTAAAGGCAGTTTTACAGGAACTTTCAAGACAATATTTAGTTCGAAACCATTAAAAATGGCGTTGTTTTTAGCTCTCGCGTTAGTAAGTTGGCAACAGCTTTCTGGAATTAATGTTGTGTTGTTTTACAGTCAAAACATTTTCACAGATGCAGGCGTGTCTATACCTCCAGAaatatgtacaattattatagGAATTGTTCAAGTTCTGGCAAGCGGTGCTACTCCTCTTCTTGTAGAGAAGTGGGGTAAGAGGTTCCTATTAATGTTTTCTGGAATAGGCATGTTCATATCTCAGGGTGTATTAACATACTTCTTTTATCTTAAAGATAACCAGCACAAAGATGTCTCTAACATCGGGTGGGTGCCAATTTTAAGTCTTGTAGtctttattattacatattgtcTTGGTTTCGGACCTCTACCATGGGCAGTTATGGGAGAACTGTTCCCAGGAAATGTGAAATCTGTAGCTTCTACAGCTACGGCTTCATTTTGCTGGATTCTTGGGTTCTTGCTAACTAACTACTTTGGTGCAGTTGCAGAAGTTATAGGAAAATCTGGATCTTTTGGTTTCTTTACAATTTGTTGTCTTTTGTcggctatttttacttttaaatttttacctGAGACTGCGGGAAAGAGTCTTAACGAAATCCAGGCTCTTTTAGCCGGAAAAAAATAA